DNA from Armatimonadota bacterium:
AGGGGGTGAGGACCACGGTGGCCACGCACCCGCTGGCCCGGTGGGTCTGGAGGAGGGGTTTGATCCGCACATTGGTGATGATGTCGCCGTTGGTGGCCAGGCAGATGTCCTCGCCCTCGCCCACCAGGCCCAGGGCCATCTTCAGGGCGCCCCCCCGACCCAGGGGCTGCGACTCCACCGCGTAGCGGATCCGCACCCCCCACTTCTCGCCGGTCCCGAAGTAGTCCTGGATCACCTCATGGCGGTAGCCGCAGGCGATGATGATGTCGGTAACGCCCTGGGTCTGCAGCCACTGGAGCTGGTAGCCGAGGATCGGGACACCCAGGACCTCCACCATGGGCTTGGGCCGGTCCGACGTGAATGGCCGCAGCCTCTCGCCCTTGCCTCCCGCCAGGATGATGGCGTACATTGCGTCACCTCCGGACGGCCCGTCCTGCGGCGGGCCGCAGTGCTTTGACAGCGCCGACACCTGCCAGTATAATCCATTCGAGCCGACTCCCGTCCCGGCTGCGGGGCGGGAGTCTCTGTGTGGCCGGCCAGGGCCGGTCCGATCCCGATATCGGTGGAGCCGTCATGAAAGCCCCCCGGGGCATGCACGACATCCTGCCCGACGAGACCCCCCGCTGGCAGGCGCTGGAAGCCCTCATCCGGGAGTTTGCGGCCCGCTATGGCTACCGGGAGATCCGCACCCCGCCGGTGGAACACACCGAGGTGTTCCTGCGGACCGCGGGGGAGACGTCGGACATCGTGGAGCACGAAATGTACACCTTCACCGACCGCGGCGGGCGCAGCCTCACCCTGCGGCCGGAGGGAACCGCCGGGGTGGTCCGCGCCTACCTGGAGCACGGGATGGCCTCCTGGCCCCAGCCTGTGCGCCTGTACTACATCGCGCCCATGTTCCGCTACGACCGGCCCCAGAAGGGCCGCTACCGGCTGCACCACCAGTTCGGCGCCGAGGTGCTGGGCTCGGCCTCGCCCCTGGCCGACGTCGAGGTCCTCAGCCTGCCCATCCGGCTGGTCCAGGCCCTCGGGCTGACCGAGGTGGTGGTCCGCCTGAACAGCGTCGGCGATCCGGCCTGCCGCCCTGCCTACGTGGAGCGGCTGCGCGAGTACCTCCGCCCGCACCGGGACCGCCTGTGCGACGACTGCCGGCGCCGCCTGGAGGTCAACCCCCTGCGGGTCCTGGAGTGCCGCCAGGCGGGCTGCCAGGCGGTGGCCCGCGACGCCCCCCGCATCACCGACCACCTCTGCCCTGACTGCCGCGCCCACTTCGAGCAGGTCAAGGAGCTGTTCGGCCTGCTGCAGATTCCCTACGTCGAAGATCCCTTCATCGTCCGGGGGCTGGACTACTACACCCGCACCGCCGCCGAGGTGCACTCGGGCCGTCTGGGAGGAGCCCAGCACCAGGTCCTGGGCGGGGGACGCTACGACGGGCTGGCCCAGCAGCTGGGCGGACCCCCGGTGCCGGGGGTGGGGTTCGGCCTGGGGCTGGAGCGGCTGCTGCTGGTCCTGGAAGCAGAGGGTCTGGAGGTCCCCCGCGCCGCCGCCGCGGACGGGGTGGACGTGTACGTGGCCGCGGTGGGCGACGCGGCCGGACGGGAAGCGTTCCGGCTGCTGGACCGGCTGCGCACGGCGGGGCTGCGGGCGATGGGCGATGTGGGGGAGAGGGGGCTGCGGGCTCAGATGAAACAGGCCGACCGGGTGGGCGCCCGGTTCGCCGTCATCCTGGGCGACCAGGAGCTGGCGGAGCGGCGCGCCGGCGTCCGCGACATGCGCGCCGGCGCCCAGCAGGACGTGCCCCTGGACGATCTGGTGGCCCACCTGATGGCCGCCCGGCAGGCGCCATGACCGTGAACGCCCCGACCCTGCCCCGGGTCCTGATCCGCGACCTGCGCCAGCACGTGGGCCGGACGGTGCGCGTCTGCGGATGGGTACGGGCCATCCGGGACCAGAAGCGCGTCCAGTTCCTGATCCTCCGGGACCACACGGGGCTGGCCCAGGTGACCGTGGAGCGCTCTGTGGAGCACGCCGCCCTCAATGCCGCCATCAGCGGCCTGACCCGCGAGTCGGCGGTGGCGGTGGTCGGGGTGGTGGAGGAGAACCCCATCGTCAAACTGGGCGGGGTGGAGATCCGCCTGCGGGACCTGACGGTCCACGGCCTGGCCGACCGGATCCTGCCCCTCGATCCTTCGGGGGCGGAGGAGCCCAACCCCGACGTCCGCCTGAACTGGCGCTTTCTGGACCTGCGCCGCCCCGAGAACCTGCTCATCTTCCAGGTGCAGACGGTGGTGGAGCACGCCATGCGCGAGTACTGGATCCGGGAGGGGTTCCTGGAGATCCACTCGCCCAAACTCATGGGCAGCGCCAGCGAGTCCGGGGCGGAGCTGTTCGAGCTGTCGTACTTCGGCCGGCCGGCGTACCTGGCCCAGTCCCCCCAGTTCTACAAGCAGATGGCCATGGCGGCCGGCTTCGACCGCGTGTTCGAGATCGGGCCGGCCTTCCGGGCCGACCCGTCGTTCACTCCCCGCCACGCCACCGAGTTCACCAGCGTGGACGTGGAGATGTCCTGGATCGACTCCCACGAGGACGTCATGGCGTTCGAGGAGCGGTGGCTGCAGTACGTCCTGCAGGTCACCCGCGACCGCCTGGGGGAGGCCATCCACCGGACCTTCGGCGTGGAGGTGGTGGTGCCGTCGGTCCCGTTTCCCCGCATCCCCCTGGAGGAGGCCCTGCGCATCGTGGCCCGCCGCGGCCACACCCCCCAGCGGCCCGACCTGGACCCCGCGGGGGAACGACTGCTGGGGGAGTACGCCGTGCGGGAGCTGGGACACCCCTTTGTCTTCGTCACCGACTACCCGGCCGAGGTCCGGCCTTTCTACCACATGCGCCACCCCGACCGGCCATCCCTGACCCGGAGCTTCGACCTCCTGTGGAACGGCGTGGAGG
Protein-coding regions in this window:
- a CDS encoding nucleotidyltransferase family protein; the encoded protein is MYAIILAGGKGERLRPFTSDRPKPMVEVLGVPILGYQLQWLQTQGVTDIIIACGYRHEVIQDYFGTGEKWGVRIRYAVESQPLGRGGALKMALGLVGEGEDICLATNGDIITNVRIKPLLQTHRASGCVATVVLTPFISPYGIVEVDDEDRIVAFHEKPELPYWVNAGIYVLAREIEPLLPDQGDHEDSTFPRLASERRLAAFKSRAYWRAVDTVKDLSEVHKELEQRLMTSFLA
- the hisS gene encoding histidine--tRNA ligase — its product is MKAPRGMHDILPDETPRWQALEALIREFAARYGYREIRTPPVEHTEVFLRTAGETSDIVEHEMYTFTDRGGRSLTLRPEGTAGVVRAYLEHGMASWPQPVRLYYIAPMFRYDRPQKGRYRLHHQFGAEVLGSASPLADVEVLSLPIRLVQALGLTEVVVRLNSVGDPACRPAYVERLREYLRPHRDRLCDDCRRRLEVNPLRVLECRQAGCQAVARDAPRITDHLCPDCRAHFEQVKELFGLLQIPYVEDPFIVRGLDYYTRTAAEVHSGRLGGAQHQVLGGGRYDGLAQQLGGPPVPGVGFGLGLERLLLVLEAEGLEVPRAAAADGVDVYVAAVGDAAGREAFRLLDRLRTAGLRAMGDVGERGLRAQMKQADRVGARFAVILGDQELAERRAGVRDMRAGAQQDVPLDDLVAHLMAARQAP
- the aspS gene encoding aspartate--tRNA(Asn) ligase; translated protein: MTVNAPTLPRVLIRDLRQHVGRTVRVCGWVRAIRDQKRVQFLILRDHTGLAQVTVERSVEHAALNAAISGLTRESAVAVVGVVEENPIVKLGGVEIRLRDLTVHGLADRILPLDPSGAEEPNPDVRLNWRFLDLRRPENLLIFQVQTVVEHAMREYWIREGFLEIHSPKLMGSASESGAELFELSYFGRPAYLAQSPQFYKQMAMAAGFDRVFEIGPAFRADPSFTPRHATEFTSVDVEMSWIDSHEDVMAFEERWLQYVLQVTRDRLGEAIHRTFGVEVVVPSVPFPRIPLEEALRIVARRGHTPQRPDLDPAGERLLGEYAVRELGHPFVFVTDYPAEVRPFYHMRHPDRPSLTRSFDLLWNGVEVTTGAQREHRYEILVAQAREKGLSLEPLQFYLDFFRYGCPPHGGFGFGLARMLMILLGQPSIREVTFIYRGPTRLYP